A region from the Nostoc sp. HK-01 genome encodes:
- a CDS encoding extracellular solute-binding protein produces the protein MDRRSFLLSIGGLALSQLLVGCGNNNQTKLSIQLLKSSIPSQVVDKFSQALQPKAQLKFAPVDQIQNLYQQLQRWQEQPKTPDNQQAWTRWVPFMNSQTTTVVDLVSLGDYWLKRAIEQKLIQPLEAAEVQKLQYWSKLDERWRQLVTRNDQGNLDPQGNVWAAPYRWGSTVIVYDRYKFQELGWQPQDWSDLWRDGLRSQISLLDNPREVIGLVLKKLGKSYNTENLDTVPNLEKELQTLNQQVKFYSSNTYLEPLVTGDTWLAVGWSSDVLPLLSRYPQLNVVIPQSGTAIWADLWVRPTKASKNDISSKWIDFCWQPEIAKQITAKTKTNSPIFPDIAATDIQEPIRSLLQTNHQIFSKSEFLLALPTSTAKQYESLFTKIKTS, from the coding sequence ATGGATCGACGATCATTTTTACTCAGTATAGGTGGATTGGCACTGTCGCAACTGCTAGTTGGGTGTGGTAATAACAATCAAACCAAACTCAGCATTCAGTTATTGAAAAGTTCTATTCCTAGTCAAGTAGTTGATAAATTCAGCCAAGCTTTGCAACCAAAGGCGCAGCTAAAATTTGCCCCAGTTGACCAAATACAAAATTTATATCAGCAATTGCAGCGTTGGCAAGAACAGCCAAAAACCCCAGACAATCAGCAAGCTTGGACTCGCTGGGTTCCATTTATGAATTCGCAAACAACAACTGTAGTTGACTTGGTAAGTTTGGGAGATTATTGGCTAAAAAGAGCCATTGAACAGAAATTAATTCAACCGCTAGAAGCAGCAGAAGTCCAAAAGTTACAATATTGGTCGAAGTTGGATGAAAGATGGCGACAACTAGTAACTCGCAATGACCAAGGTAACTTAGATCCTCAAGGCAACGTGTGGGCTGCGCCTTATCGCTGGGGTAGTACAGTGATTGTATACGATCGCTATAAATTCCAAGAATTAGGATGGCAACCACAAGATTGGAGTGATTTATGGCGGGATGGATTGCGATCGCAAATTTCTTTACTAGATAATCCTAGAGAAGTAATCGGGTTAGTGTTAAAGAAACTCGGCAAATCATACAACACCGAAAACCTCGACACTGTACCCAACCTCGAAAAAGAACTACAAACCTTAAACCAACAAGTAAAATTCTACAGTTCTAATACTTATTTAGAACCTTTAGTTACTGGCGACACTTGGTTAGCCGTTGGTTGGTCTAGTGATGTGTTACCACTGCTGTCACGTTATCCGCAACTAAATGTAGTTATCCCTCAGTCAGGAACAGCCATCTGGGCAGATTTATGGGTACGTCCCACAAAAGCCAGCAAAAACGACATATCATCTAAATGGATTGATTTTTGTTGGCAACCAGAAATAGCCAAGCAAATTACTGCCAAAACTAAAACCAATTCCCCCATTTTTCCCGATATTGCAGCTACAGATATTCAAGAACCAATACGTAGTTTGTTACAGACAAATCATCAAATTTTCTCTAAAAGTGAATTCCTGCTGGCCTTACCGACATCAACAGCCAAACAGTATGAATCTCTGTTTACCAAAATCAAAACCAGTTAA
- a CDS encoding GAF sensor signal transduction histidine kinase: MENSSTIKPNSKQPEYQSDNSSSLYQSEKQKALSGVISRIRETLDIDTIFKITVTEVRQLLKTDRVGVFRFYPELGWEGEFIYEDVGSEWVSALTAKLKDHCFAKEFAGLYQEGRIHAMADIYQAGVSDCHVQILERFQVRANIAASLMKGKDLWGLLCIHQCNDSRQWEESEIEFVQLIAAHLGVALQQADYLEQVKIQSTQLAQAQAIAKAAEWQRIIAITVEKIRQSLDIESIFRTSTAEIRQLLNADRVAIYRFNTDWSGEFIFESVADGWISLIDEQSTQPQLKENVSECSVKDLAETPIMDTYLQDTQGGTFTKSEVYRICYDIYDYGFTDCYVKLLESYQARAYVIIAIYHGQKLWGLLAVYQNSGRRDWQEDEVYLLTQVSTQLGVALQQAEFLQQMQLQAAEISKAAERQRALANTVEKIRQSLDIDAIFKTTTQEVRRLLDVERVAIYRFYPDWSGEFVADSIVDGWNPSVKPQPVTERVLLKETQAGKYPRHEVFVPISQGEKLWGLLVAYKNSQPRYWQDEEINLLAQVGIQLGVALQQAEALKQVQLQAEQLAKAAERERKAAEREKALAVTVEKIRQSLDLNTIFVTSTQEVQRLLEVDQVTIYRFRSDWSGEFVAESAAPGWVSVRKLLNVIANEYLQQTQGGDFAKGHTLVVRDIYSNQDAHKYISLSQLMEARSYMIVPIFQGDKLWGLLAAYHNTAARNWQEDEVDLLVQIGNQLGVGLQQAELLEQTQRQKEEITQTLKELQQTQSQLIQSEKMAGLGQLVAGIAHEINNPISFIFGNITYLNDYTEDLLTLLRMYQKSYPRAKAEIREFSEKIDVDFIANDLPKMLTSMTMGADRISQLVLSLRTFARLDEAEKKPVDLHEGIESTLLILQHRLQGNDNSPVIEVIKEYSELPHVICYAAQMNQVFMNILNNAIDALEDSVVAGKITDQPKIWIQTRVTAESIIQIKIADNGCGIPNNLRSRIFEPFFTTKQPGQGTGLGLSISYQIVVDKHGGQLKCVSQPGKGCEMWIEIPM, translated from the coding sequence ATGGAAAACTCTTCTACCATAAAACCGAATTCAAAACAACCAGAATATCAATCAGATAATTCATCCTCCCTGTATCAGAGTGAGAAACAAAAAGCCTTGTCTGGAGTAATTTCTCGGATTCGAGAAACTTTAGATATAGATACTATCTTTAAAATTACAGTTACAGAAGTCCGACAGTTACTAAAAACTGATCGCGTGGGGGTGTTCCGTTTTTATCCTGAGTTGGGATGGGAAGGAGAATTTATCTATGAAGATGTAGGCTCAGAATGGGTTTCGGCCTTAACTGCCAAACTAAAAGATCACTGCTTTGCTAAGGAATTTGCCGGGCTATACCAAGAAGGCAGAATTCATGCAATGGCTGACATATATCAAGCTGGTGTCAGCGATTGCCACGTCCAAATCTTAGAAAGATTTCAAGTACGTGCTAACATAGCAGCCTCCTTAATGAAAGGAAAAGACTTATGGGGATTGTTATGTATTCATCAATGTAATGACTCTCGGCAATGGGAAGAGTCCGAAATTGAGTTTGTGCAACTTATCGCCGCACACTTAGGAGTTGCTCTACAACAAGCCGATTACCTTGAACAAGTCAAAATCCAATCGACACAACTAGCACAAGCGCAAGCCATAGCAAAAGCCGCTGAATGGCAGAGAATTATAGCTATCACCGTCGAGAAAATTCGCCAGTCTCTAGATATAGAAAGTATTTTCCGCACCAGCACAGCAGAAATCCGACAGTTGCTAAATGCCGATCGCGTCGCTATTTATCGCTTTAATACTGACTGGAGTGGCGAATTTATCTTTGAATCGGTCGCAGATGGTTGGATTTCCCTAATCGATGAACAGTCAACGCAACCACAATTAAAAGAAAATGTTAGCGAGTGTAGCGTTAAAGACTTGGCGGAAACTCCCATCATGGATACTTATTTACAAGATACCCAGGGTGGTACCTTTACCAAGAGCGAAGTATACCGTATTTGTTATGACATCTATGATTATGGTTTTACAGACTGCTACGTCAAACTTTTAGAAAGCTATCAAGCCAGAGCTTACGTTATCATTGCCATTTACCACGGTCAAAAGCTCTGGGGTTTATTGGCAGTTTACCAAAACTCTGGCCGCCGCGATTGGCAAGAAGACGAAGTTTACTTACTTACTCAAGTTAGCACTCAACTAGGTGTAGCCTTACAACAAGCAGAATTTTTACAGCAAATGCAGCTACAAGCAGCAGAAATTAGTAAAGCTGCTGAACGCCAAAGAGCGCTGGCAAATACTGTCGAAAAAATTCGCCAATCCCTAGATATTGACGCTATTTTTAAAACCACTACTCAAGAAGTGAGAAGACTTTTGGATGTGGAACGAGTAGCAATTTATCGCTTTTACCCTGACTGGAGTGGTGAATTTGTTGCCGATTCCATTGTTGATGGTTGGAATCCCAGCGTCAAACCCCAGCCTGTTACAGAACGCGTATTGCTCAAAGAAACACAAGCTGGCAAATATCCCCGTCATGAAGTGTTTGTGCCAATTTCTCAAGGTGAAAAGTTATGGGGCTTATTAGTCGCTTATAAAAACTCCCAGCCCCGTTATTGGCAAGATGAAGAAATCAACTTACTAGCGCAAGTAGGCATACAGCTAGGAGTAGCATTACAGCAAGCAGAAGCATTAAAACAAGTGCAGTTGCAAGCTGAACAATTAGCAAAAGCCGCCGAACGAGAACGCAAAGCCGCCGAACGAGAAAAGGCGTTAGCTGTAACAGTCGAAAAAATCCGCCAATCTCTTGACTTGAACACAATTTTTGTCACCAGTACTCAAGAAGTTCAGCGGTTGTTAGAAGTAGATCAGGTGACAATCTATCGTTTTCGTTCCGATTGGAGTGGGGAATTTGTTGCTGAGTCAGCAGCCCCAGGTTGGGTATCAGTACGCAAACTTTTGAATGTGATTGCTAATGAATACTTACAACAAACCCAAGGAGGAGACTTTGCTAAAGGGCATACTCTTGTAGTTAGAGATATTTATAGCAATCAAGATGCTCATAAATATATATCTTTGAGTCAGTTGATGGAAGCGCGATCATATATGATTGTGCCGATTTTTCAGGGTGATAAACTTTGGGGATTACTAGCTGCGTATCACAACACCGCAGCCCGTAATTGGCAAGAAGATGAAGTGGATTTATTGGTGCAAATTGGGAATCAATTAGGGGTAGGACTTCAGCAAGCAGAATTACTCGAACAAACTCAAAGACAAAAAGAAGAAATAACGCAAACTCTCAAAGAATTGCAGCAAACTCAAAGTCAGTTAATTCAAAGCGAGAAAATGGCTGGGTTAGGGCAGTTAGTTGCAGGTATAGCTCATGAAATTAACAATCCAATTAGTTTTATTTTTGGGAATATTACTTATTTGAATGACTATACTGAAGATTTGCTGACATTACTGCGAATGTATCAGAAATCTTATCCCAGAGCTAAAGCAGAAATTCGAGAATTTTCTGAAAAAATAGATGTAGATTTTATTGCTAATGATTTACCTAAGATGCTCACTTCGATGACGATGGGAGCAGATCGAATTTCGCAATTAGTTTTGTCTTTACGCACCTTTGCCCGACTGGATGAAGCAGAAAAGAAACCTGTTGATCTGCATGAAGGGATTGAAAGTACTTTATTAATTTTGCAACATCGCTTGCAAGGAAATGATAATTCTCCTGTTATTGAAGTGATTAAGGAATATAGTGAATTACCTCATGTAATCTGCTATGCAGCCCAGATGAATCAGGTGTTTATGAATATTCTCAATAATGCGATTGATGCTCTAGAAGACTCTGTGGTTGCAGGTAAAATCACTGACCAACCAAAAATTTGGATTCAGACAAGAGTGACAGCAGAGAGTATTATTCAAATTAAGATTGCTGATAATGGTTGTGGCATTCCTAATAATCTGCGATCGCGTATTTTTGAACCATTTTTTACCACTAAACAACCTGGACAAGGTACTGGTTTAGGTTTATCGATCAGCTACCAAATTGTTGTAGACAAACATGGTGGTCAACTCAAGTGTGTTTCTCAGCCTGGAAAGGGTTGTGAGATGTGGATAGAAATTCCTATGTAG